One part of the Ursus arctos isolate Adak ecotype North America unplaced genomic scaffold, UrsArc2.0 scaffold_14, whole genome shotgun sequence genome encodes these proteins:
- the ANGPTL8 gene encoding angiopoietin-like protein 8 has translation MPKLALCLLCALATAARPASAAPTGGLEPAQHEELTLLFHGALQLGQALNGVYRATEARLTKAGHSLGLYGRVLGLLGQEVSRGRDAAQELRTSLLEMQMEEDALKLQAEATAQVLGKVAQGQQVLRDSMQRLEVQLRGAWLGNVQQEFEALKAHADKQSHIVWVLTGHVQQQRREMAAQQHRLRQIQERLHTAALPA, from the exons atGCCCAAGCTCGCACTGTGCCTACTATGCGCCCTGGCCACGGCGGCCCGGCCTGCCTCTGCAGCTCCCACGGGGGGCCTGGAGCCGGCACAACACGAGGAGCTGACCCTCCTCTTCCACGGGGCCCTGCAGCTGGGTCAGGCCCTCAATGGCGTGTACAGGGCCACAGAGGCACGGCTGACAAAGGCTGGGCACAGCCTGGGCCTCTATGGCCGTGTGCTGGGCCTTCTGGGGCAGGAGGTCAGCCGGGGCCGGGATGCAGCCCAGGAGCTACGCACAAGCCTTTTGGAGATGCAG ATGGAGGAGGATGCTCTGAAACTGCAAGCAGAGGCCACAGCCCAGGTGCTGGGGAAGGTGGCCCAGGGACAGCAGGTACTGCGGGACAGCATGCAGCGGCTAGAAGTCCAGCTGAGGGGCGCTTGGCTGGGCAATGTCCAGCAAGAGTTTGAGGCCTTAAAG GCCCACGCTGACAAGCAGAGCCACATCGTGTGGGTGCTCACAGGCCACGTGCAGCAACAGAGGCGGGAAATGGCGGCACAGCAGCATCGGCTACGACAGATCCAGGAGAG ACTCCATACAGCGGCGCTCCCAGCCTGA